In one Paracoccus everestensis genomic region, the following are encoded:
- the ruvA gene encoding Holliday junction branch migration protein RuvA, protein MIGRIAGIILHRARDHVLIDVRGVGYIVHVSDRTAASLPPVGQAVALYTDLMVREDLLQLFGFPSMLEKEWHRLLTGVQGVGAKVSLAILSTLGAEGLGRAIALGDWASVRRANGVGPKLAQRVVLELKDKAPSIMALGGTLSVDMGVPAVDTDAVIEPTGAPAARPAAPSDAMLAARATADALSALANLGYAASEAAQAVAEAQAREPTAQTPALIRAALRLLAPKE, encoded by the coding sequence ATGATCGGGCGCATCGCCGGGATCATCCTGCACCGGGCGCGCGATCATGTCCTGATCGACGTGCGCGGCGTGGGCTATATTGTCCATGTCAGCGACCGCACCGCCGCCAGCCTGCCGCCGGTAGGGCAGGCGGTGGCCCTTTATACCGACCTGATGGTGCGAGAGGATCTGCTGCAACTGTTCGGCTTCCCCTCGATGCTGGAAAAGGAATGGCACCGTCTGCTGACGGGCGTGCAGGGGGTCGGCGCCAAGGTGTCGCTGGCGATCCTCAGCACGCTGGGGGCCGAGGGGCTGGGCCGGGCCATTGCCCTGGGCGACTGGGCCTCGGTCCGGCGGGCTAACGGGGTGGGACCAAAGCTTGCCCAGCGGGTGGTGCTGGAACTGAAGGACAAGGCGCCCTCGATCATGGCGCTTGGCGGGACGCTGAGCGTGGACATGGGCGTCCCGGCGGTCGATACCGATGCCGTCATCGAACCCACAGGCGCCCCCGCTGCCAGGCCTGCCGCGCCGTCCGATGCCATGCTTGCCGCCCGCGCCACCGCCGACGCGCTGTCGGCCCTTGCCAATCTGGGCTATGCTGCCAGCGAGGCGGCCCAGGCCGTGGCCGAGGCGCAGGCGCGGGAACCCACGGCCCAAACCCCTGCGTTGATCCGCGCGGCGCTGCGTCTGCTGGCGCCAAAGGAATAA
- the dnaE gene encoding DNA polymerase III subunit alpha, translating to MPAKNPRFIHLRTHSEHSLLEGAIPVGKLPGLAADAGMPAVALTDTNAMFAALEFSVKAMDKGVQPIIGCQITLQDGATGPVVLLVQNQAGWLNLMALSSCLYLRDGGALPHVTVDELCKHAEGLICLTGGPTGPLACLIAQGQRDKADALADRLAAAFPTRLYVELQRHPGENGQLMPAEAASEAGLIELAYAKSLPLVATNDVYFPKASMFEAHDALICIAEKAYVDQSQPRRRLTPQHYFKSAEEMAVLFADLPEALDNTVEIARRCAFAVKKHAPILPRFADDEVSELRRQAREGLERRLKVISHAVSVQEYHDRLDFELGIIEQMGFPGYFLIVADFIGWAKQHDIPVGPGRGSGAGSLVAYALSITDLDPLRYSLLFERFLNPERVSMPDFDIDFCMDRREEVIRYVQGKYGADKVGQIITFGALLSKAAVRDVGRVLQMPFGQVDRLSKMIPLEGVKPVSIAKARADEPRLREAAKEEVVKRLLDYAEQLEGLYRNASTHAAGVVIGDRPLDQLVPLYRDPASDMPATQFNMKWVEAAGLVKFDFLGLKTLTVIQNAVDLINGGGRPLHVAADGRVLYDPAPGTENQINLIPLDDKATYDLFASAKTVAVFQVESSGMMDALRRMKPTCIEDIVALVALYRPGPMENIPTYCEVKNGLRELESLHPSIDPILAETQGIVVYQEQVMQIAQVMAGYSLGGADLLRRAMGKKIASEMAKERPKFVDGAVANGVDPKKAGEVFDLLEKFANYGFNKSHAAAYAVVSYQTAWLKANHPVEFMAAVMNCDIHLTDKLAIYKRECDRMSIAIVPPCVNRSAPTFSVREGRIHYALGALKGVGVEAMKLIHEARGDLPFRDIHDLARRVDMKRVGKRPLEMLARAGAFDVLDDNRARVVKGLDALCAWSAAVQDQAASSQTSLFGGGEDLPPPRAPITGVWLPTEKLAEEHKAVGFYLSGHPLDDYLPALKRKKVMTLAEISQEALGGPLVASIAGTVAARMERKSAKGTPYAFVSLSDPTGLYEVTVFSDLLTASRDRLEPGQNVVLQVKVEPSGDGVKMLANSVAAMEDVVADAGAGCLAVEMQGADTIARIAETLARIRTEITVPARSRGPVLLRIREGDEVIEIEVANDAPLTTPARQALRAVPGVLDVVEE from the coding sequence ATGCCCGCGAAAAATCCCCGATTCATCCATCTCCGCACACATTCCGAACATTCGCTGCTGGAAGGTGCCATTCCTGTGGGCAAGCTGCCCGGTCTGGCCGCGGATGCGGGGATGCCCGCCGTGGCGCTGACCGACACGAACGCCATGTTCGCGGCGCTGGAATTCAGCGTGAAGGCGATGGACAAGGGCGTCCAGCCGATCATCGGCTGCCAGATCACCCTGCAGGACGGGGCGACGGGGCCGGTGGTCCTTCTGGTGCAGAATCAGGCAGGCTGGCTGAACCTGATGGCGCTGTCGTCCTGTCTTTACCTGCGCGACGGCGGCGCGCTGCCCCATGTCACCGTCGATGAACTGTGCAAGCACGCCGAGGGCCTGATCTGCCTGACCGGCGGTCCGACTGGGCCGCTGGCCTGCCTGATCGCCCAAGGGCAGCGCGACAAGGCCGATGCCCTGGCCGACCGGCTGGCCGCGGCCTTTCCGACCCGGCTTTATGTCGAACTCCAGCGCCACCCTGGCGAGAACGGCCAACTGATGCCCGCCGAGGCCGCGTCCGAGGCCGGGCTGATCGAGCTGGCCTATGCGAAGTCGCTGCCGCTGGTCGCCACGAACGACGTTTATTTCCCCAAGGCCTCGATGTTCGAGGCCCATGACGCGCTGATCTGCATCGCCGAAAAGGCCTATGTGGACCAGTCCCAGCCCCGCCGCCGCCTGACGCCGCAGCATTACTTCAAGTCGGCCGAGGAAATGGCCGTGCTGTTCGCCGACCTGCCCGAAGCCCTGGACAACACCGTCGAGATCGCCCGCCGCTGCGCCTTTGCCGTCAAGAAGCACGCCCCGATCCTGCCCAGATTCGCGGATGACGAGGTCAGCGAATTGCGCCGCCAGGCCCGCGAAGGGCTGGAACGGCGGCTGAAGGTCATTTCCCATGCAGTAAGCGTCCAGGAATACCACGACCGCCTGGATTTCGAACTGGGCATCATCGAGCAGATGGGTTTCCCCGGCTATTTCCTGATCGTGGCGGACTTCATCGGCTGGGCGAAGCAGCACGACATCCCGGTGGGGCCGGGGCGGGGGTCGGGCGCGGGGTCGCTGGTGGCCTATGCCCTGTCGATCACGGACCTGGATCCGCTGCGCTATTCGCTGCTGTTCGAACGCTTCCTGAACCCGGAACGCGTGTCCATGCCCGACTTCGACATCGACTTCTGCATGGACCGGCGCGAGGAAGTGATCCGCTATGTCCAGGGCAAATACGGGGCCGACAAGGTGGGCCAGATCATCACCTTTGGTGCGCTGCTGTCAAAGGCCGCCGTACGCGACGTGGGCCGCGTGTTGCAGATGCCCTTCGGCCAGGTGGACCGCCTGTCCAAGATGATCCCCCTGGAAGGCGTGAAGCCCGTCAGCATCGCCAAGGCCCGCGCGGACGAACCCCGCCTGCGCGAAGCCGCCAAGGAGGAGGTCGTCAAGCGCCTGCTGGATTATGCCGAGCAGCTTGAAGGGCTGTACCGCAACGCCTCCACCCATGCGGCGGGCGTGGTGATCGGCGACCGGCCGCTGGACCAGCTTGTGCCGCTGTACCGCGACCCGGCCTCGGACATGCCGGCCACGCAGTTCAACATGAAATGGGTCGAGGCCGCCGGGCTGGTCAAGTTCGACTTCCTGGGCCTCAAGACGCTGACGGTGATCCAGAACGCGGTGGACCTGATCAATGGCGGCGGGCGTCCGCTGCACGTCGCGGCGGACGGGCGGGTGCTTTACGATCCGGCGCCGGGGACGGAGAACCAGATCAACCTGATCCCCCTGGACGACAAGGCGACCTATGACCTGTTTGCCAGCGCCAAGACGGTTGCGGTGTTCCAGGTGGAATCCAGCGGCATGATGGACGCGCTCCGGCGCATGAAGCCCACCTGCATCGAGGACATCGTGGCGCTTGTGGCGCTGTATCGTCCCGGCCCGATGGAGAACATCCCGACCTATTGCGAGGTCAAGAACGGGCTGCGGGAACTGGAATCGCTCCATCCCAGCATCGACCCCATCCTGGCGGAAACCCAGGGCATCGTCGTCTATCAGGAACAGGTGATGCAGATCGCGCAGGTCATGGCGGGATACAGCCTTGGCGGCGCCGACCTGTTGCGCCGCGCGATGGGCAAGAAGATCGCCAGCGAGATGGCCAAGGAGCGTCCGAAGTTCGTCGATGGCGCGGTGGCAAACGGGGTGGATCCCAAGAAGGCGGGCGAGGTTTTCGACCTGCTGGAGAAATTCGCCAACTATGGCTTCAACAAGTCGCACGCGGCGGCCTATGCCGTGGTCAGTTATCAGACCGCTTGGCTCAAGGCGAACCACCCGGTCGAGTTCATGGCCGCAGTGATGAACTGCGACATCCACCTGACCGACAAGCTGGCGATCTACAAGCGCGAATGCGACCGTATGAGCATTGCCATCGTGCCGCCTTGCGTGAACCGATCTGCCCCCACCTTCAGCGTGCGCGAAGGCCGCATCCATTACGCGCTGGGCGCGCTGAAGGGCGTCGGCGTCGAGGCGATGAAGCTGATCCACGAGGCCCGCGGCGACCTGCCCTTCCGCGACATCCATGACCTTGCACGCCGCGTGGACATGAAGCGCGTGGGCAAGCGCCCACTGGAAATGCTGGCCCGCGCGGGCGCCTTCGACGTGCTGGACGACAACCGCGCCCGCGTGGTCAAGGGTCTGGACGCGCTGTGCGCCTGGTCGGCGGCGGTGCAGGACCAGGCGGCCTCCAGCCAGACCTCGCTGTTCGGCGGGGGCGAGGATCTGCCGCCACCGCGCGCGCCCATCACCGGCGTCTGGCTGCCCACCGAAAAGCTGGCCGAGGAACACAAGGCCGTGGGTTTCTATCTGTCGGGCCATCCCCTGGACGATTACTTGCCCGCCTTGAAGCGCAAGAAGGTGATGACCCTGGCCGAGATCAGCCAGGAGGCCTTGGGCGGCCCATTGGTCGCCAGCATCGCGGGCACGGTCGCCGCGCGCATGGAACGCAAGTCCGCCAAGGGCACGCCATACGCCTTTGTCAGCCTGTCCGACCCGACCGGACTTTACGAGGTGACTGTATTCTCCGACCTGCTGACCGCCTCCCGCGATCGGCTGGAGCCGGGACAGAACGTGGTCTTGCAGGTCAAGGTCGAACCCTCGGGCGACGGGGTCAAGATGCTGGCGAATTCGGTCGCAGCCATGGAGGACGTGGTGGCCGACGCGGGCGCCGGCTGCCTTGCGGTCGAGATGCAGGGCGCCGACACCATCGCGCGCATCGCCGAAACCCTGGCCCGCATCCGGACCGAGATCACGGTTCCCGCCCGGTCGCGCGGCCCCGTCCTGTTGCGCATCCGCGAAGGCGACGAGGTGATCGAGATCGAGGTGGCGAACGACGCCCCTCTGACCACGCCCGCCCGCCAGGCCCTGCGCGCGGTCCCCGGCGTTTTGGACGTGGTCGAGGAATAG
- the htpX gene encoding zinc metalloprotease HtpX: MHGNAKVFMLMAAMTALVMALGWMLGGQGGAVIALLLAGGMNVFSWWNSDKMVLRQQGAVELSPGQGGDLYRMTAELARRADLPMPKLYLLPTDQPNAFATGRNPENSAVAVTQGLVRTLSRDEIAGVIAHELAHIKHRDTLTMTVTATMAGAIAMMGNMMLFTGGRDDRGGGLGAILAMIFAPLAAMMVQMAISRAREFEADATGAQISGQPQALASALAKISQMAGRTLNIPAEKNPAAASMFIVNPLGGLRMDRLFATHPATEDRIARLMAIDGGTRERPSSIPRSGGQDDGPWGRG, encoded by the coding sequence ATGCACGGGAACGCAAAGGTCTTCATGCTGATGGCCGCCATGACCGCCCTGGTCATGGCGCTTGGCTGGATGCTGGGCGGGCAGGGGGGCGCGGTGATCGCGCTGCTGCTGGCCGGCGGGATGAACGTCTTTTCCTGGTGGAACAGCGACAAGATGGTCCTGCGCCAGCAGGGCGCGGTCGAACTGTCGCCGGGGCAGGGCGGCGATCTGTACCGCATGACCGCCGAACTGGCCCGACGGGCGGACCTGCCCATGCCCAAGCTGTATCTGCTGCCGACCGACCAGCCGAACGCCTTTGCCACCGGCCGCAATCCCGAGAATTCGGCCGTCGCGGTGACCCAAGGGCTGGTCCGCACCCTGTCGCGCGATGAAATTGCGGGCGTGATCGCGCATGAACTGGCCCATATCAAGCACCGCGACACGCTGACGATGACCGTCACGGCGACCATGGCGGGGGCCATTGCGATGATGGGCAACATGATGCTGTTCACCGGCGGACGCGACGACCGGGGCGGCGGCCTGGGCGCGATCCTGGCGATGATCTTCGCGCCCCTGGCCGCGATGATGGTGCAGATGGCGATTTCGCGCGCGCGGGAATTCGAGGCCGATGCCACGGGTGCGCAGATCAGCGGCCAGCCGCAGGCGCTGGCCTCGGCGCTTGCGAAGATCTCGCAGATGGCGGGGCGCACGCTGAACATCCCTGCGGAAAAGAATCCGGCGGCGGCGTCCATGTTCATCGTCAACCCGTTGGGCGGGCTGCGCATGGACCGCCTGTTCGCCACCCATCCCGCGACCGAGGATCGGATCGCCCGGCTGATGGCGATTGATGGCGGCACCCGCGAACGCCCCTCGTCCATCCCGCGCAGCGGGGGGCAGGACGACGGCCCTTGGGGGCGCGGATGA
- the ruvB gene encoding Holliday junction branch migration DNA helicase RuvB gives MIQPDPTLRPEPMDGESEDRALRPQMLSEFVGQAEARANLRVFIESAKMRGKAMDHTLFFGPPGLGKTTLAQIMARELGVNFRMTSGPVLARAGDLAAILTNLEARDVLFIDEIHRMNPAVEEILYPALEDFELDLVIGEGPAARTVRIELQPFTLVGATTRLGLLTTPLRDRFGIPTRLEFYTIAELDLIVQRGARLMGIQADPDGTREIARRARGTPRIAGRLLRRVVDFALVEGDGRLTREIADTALTRLGVDDLGLDGADRRYLMQMADHYGGGPVGVETLSAALSESRDAIEEVIEPYLLQQGLIARTPRGRQLTAGAWRHLGLAAPASPSQASLFDG, from the coding sequence ATGATTCAGCCCGACCCGACCCTGCGCCCCGAACCGATGGACGGCGAATCGGAAGACCGCGCCCTGCGGCCGCAGATGCTGTCCGAATTCGTGGGCCAGGCCGAGGCGCGCGCCAACCTGCGCGTCTTCATCGAAAGCGCAAAGATGCGCGGCAAGGCGATGGACCACACGCTGTTCTTCGGCCCGCCGGGATTGGGCAAGACCACCTTGGCGCAGATCATGGCGCGCGAACTGGGCGTGAACTTCCGCATGACATCCGGGCCGGTCTTGGCGCGGGCAGGGGATCTGGCGGCGATCCTGACCAATCTGGAAGCCCGCGACGTGCTGTTCATCGACGAAATCCACCGCATGAACCCGGCGGTCGAGGAGATCCTGTATCCGGCGCTGGAGGATTTCGAACTGGATCTGGTGATCGGCGAAGGCCCTGCGGCGCGAACCGTGCGGATCGAGTTGCAGCCCTTTACCCTGGTGGGCGCGACGACGCGGCTGGGCCTGCTGACCACGCCTCTGCGCGACCGTTTCGGCATCCCGACGCGGCTGGAGTTCTATACCATCGCCGAACTGGATCTGATCGTGCAGCGCGGCGCGCGGTTGATGGGCATCCAGGCCGACCCCGACGGGACGCGCGAAATTGCCCGTCGTGCCCGCGGGACGCCCCGGATTGCCGGGCGGCTGCTGCGCCGGGTTGTGGACTTCGCCCTGGTCGAAGGCGACGGCCGGTTGACACGCGAAATCGCGGATACAGCCCTGACCAGGCTTGGCGTGGACGACCTGGGCCTGGATGGCGCGGACCGGCGTTACCTGATGCAGATGGCCGACCATTATGGCGGCGGTCCGGTGGGGGTCGAGACGCTGTCGGCAGCCCTGTCCGAAAGCCGCGACGCGATCGAGGAGGTGATCGAGCCTTATCTGCTGCAGCAAGGCCTGATCGCCCGAACCCCGCGCGGGCGGCAGTTGACGGCAGGCGCCTGGCGGCATCTGGGGCTGGCCGCCCCGGCATCGCCTTCGCAGGCCAGCCTGTTCGACGGCTGA
- the ruvC gene encoding crossover junction endodeoxyribonuclease RuvC produces the protein MRVLGIDPGLRNMGWGVIQVDGSRLRHVANGVIQTDAGDLGVRLLQLYRGLTAVIAAHAPDAAAVEQTFVNKDAVGTLKLGQARGIALLAPAEAGLAIGEYAPNAVKKTVVGVGHAGKEQVQHMVKVQLPGVTFDSADAADALAIAICHARHLQGRSLRIVERSA, from the coding sequence ATGAGGGTTCTGGGCATTGATCCGGGTTTGCGGAACATGGGCTGGGGCGTGATCCAGGTCGACGGATCGCGCTTGCGTCATGTGGCGAACGGAGTGATCCAGACCGATGCGGGCGATCTGGGGGTGCGGCTTTTGCAGCTTTACCGCGGATTGACGGCAGTGATCGCAGCCCATGCCCCTGACGCCGCGGCGGTCGAGCAGACCTTCGTGAACAAGGATGCCGTGGGCACGCTGAAGCTGGGACAGGCGCGGGGCATCGCCCTCTTGGCCCCGGCCGAAGCTGGGCTTGCTATCGGCGAATACGCCCCCAACGCCGTCAAGAAGACCGTCGTGGGTGTGGGCCACGCAGGCAAGGAACAGGTGCAGCACATGGTCAAGGTCCAGCTTCCCGGCGTTACCTTCGACAGCGCGGACGCTGCCGACGCCCTAGCCATTGCCATCTGCCACGCCCGCCACCTTCAAGGCCGTAGCCTACGCATCGTGGAGCGGTCCGCATGA
- a CDS encoding ABC transporter ATP-binding protein, protein MTDAAVFRARGIGKSYPGVRANDDVSFAVATGEIHALLGENGAGKSTLVKMIYGLIRPDDGEMLLNGQPHQPTDPRAARSAGVAMVFQHFSLFDALTVAENIALGMENPPPRRELSARIAQVSHDFGLPLNPARRVVTLSAGERQRVEIIRCLLQNPRLLIMDEPTSVLTPQEAELLFATLRKLADQGTAILYISHKLEEIRTHCDRATILRHGRVVDSCDPRAHSARTLAAMMVGGEMRPIDRSGRQAGEVLLQVKGLSLPAPTAEGTALKSVALTLRAGEILGIGGVAGNGQDELLAALSGEMRSAPGTILLEGADLSRLGPEARRCAGLLAAPEDRLGHAAVPDFSLTDNTLLTAGARKGLVRMGLIDRAAARAFAQDVIRAFDVRTPSPGTAAKALSGGNLQKFVIGREVMQAPRVLVVNQPTWGVDAGAAAAVRQSLLDLASKGAGVIVISQDLDEILELSDRFCALNEGRLSAPVPTDGLTLDQIGLMLGGAHGMEVAHL, encoded by the coding sequence TTGACCGACGCGGCAGTTTTCCGGGCCAGGGGGATCGGCAAATCCTATCCCGGCGTCCGCGCCAATGACGATGTGTCCTTTGCGGTCGCAACGGGGGAAATCCACGCCCTGCTGGGCGAAAACGGCGCGGGCAAATCGACGCTGGTCAAGATGATCTATGGCCTGATCCGCCCGGACGATGGGGAAATGCTGCTGAACGGGCAGCCGCACCAGCCGACTGACCCCCGCGCCGCACGGTCGGCCGGCGTGGCGATGGTGTTCCAGCATTTTTCGCTGTTCGACGCCCTGACGGTCGCGGAAAACATCGCCCTTGGGATGGAGAACCCGCCGCCCCGGCGCGAGCTGTCCGCCCGGATCGCGCAGGTTAGCCACGACTTCGGCCTGCCCCTGAACCCCGCGCGCCGCGTCGTCACCCTGTCCGCGGGCGAACGCCAGCGGGTGGAAATCATCCGCTGCCTGCTGCAGAACCCGCGCCTGCTGATCATGGACGAACCGACCAGCGTCCTGACCCCGCAAGAGGCCGAACTGCTGTTCGCGACCCTGCGCAAGCTGGCGGACCAGGGCACCGCGATCCTGTACATCAGCCACAAGCTGGAAGAAATCCGCACCCATTGCGACCGCGCCACGATCCTGCGCCATGGCCGGGTGGTGGACAGTTGCGATCCGCGCGCCCATTCGGCCCGGACGCTAGCCGCGATGATGGTGGGCGGCGAAATGCGCCCCATCGATCGCAGCGGACGGCAAGCGGGCGAGGTCCTGTTGCAGGTCAAGGGCTTGTCCCTGCCCGCCCCCACGGCGGAAGGCACGGCGCTCAAATCCGTCGCCCTGACCCTGCGCGCGGGCGAGATCCTGGGCATCGGCGGGGTCGCGGGCAACGGCCAGGACGAATTGCTGGCGGCCCTGTCGGGCGAGATGCGCAGCGCACCCGGCACGATCCTGCTGGAAGGGGCCGACCTGTCCCGCCTCGGCCCCGAGGCGCGGCGCTGTGCGGGCCTTCTGGCCGCACCCGAAGATCGGTTGGGCCACGCCGCCGTTCCCGACTTCAGCCTGACCGACAACACCCTGCTGACGGCGGGCGCGCGCAAGGGGTTGGTCCGCATGGGGCTGATCGACCGCGCCGCCGCCCGTGCCTTTGCGCAGGACGTGATCCGCGCCTTTGACGTCCGCACCCCCAGCCCCGGCACCGCCGCCAAGGCCCTTTCCGGCGGCAACCTGCAGAAATTCGTCATCGGCCGAGAGGTGATGCAGGCCCCCCGCGTGCTGGTGGTGAACCAGCCCACCTGGGGTGTCGATGCGGGCGCTGCCGCAGCCGTGCGCCAGTCGCTGCTGGATCTGGCGAGCAAGGGCGCGGGCGTGATCGTGATTTCCCAAGACCTGGACGAGATATTGGAACTTTCCGACCGTTTCTGCGCGCTGAACGAAGGCCGCCTTTCCGCCCCCGTCCCAACAGATGGGCTGACCCTGGACCAGATCGGCCTGATGCTGGGCGGCGCCCACGGGATGGAGGTGGCCCACCTATGA